A region of Phalacrocorax carbo chromosome 7, bPhaCar2.1, whole genome shotgun sequence DNA encodes the following proteins:
- the CFAP410 gene encoding cilia- and flagella-associated protein 410: MRLTRAAVLARAKAAALDGVRRLNCWGSHITDISICRDLPNIEVITFSANDISDLEPLTQCQNLSELYLRKNNITSLNELFYLKNLPRLRVLWLSENPCCGSDPHRYRMTVLRNLPSLQKLDNQAVTEEELSQALVDGEEIMAPPARRTVENGCPKSTESSAAESTMETESELLNFSLEETNKIREELGMKPVPRDKFSSFSPRETDCNRKKRNNVLNAILLLMKELDVEGLEIIQQTVGRRLQAFRKKELQEE, encoded by the exons atGAGGCTGACGCGGGCGGCTGTGCTGGCGCGGGCCAAGGCTGCCGCGCTCGACGGTGTCCGCCGGCTCAACTGCTG gggcAGCCACATAACGGAT aTATCGATATGTCGGGATTTGCCCAACATCGAGGTGATCACATTCAG TGCCAACGACATCTCAGACCTCGAGCCGCTGACTCAGTGCCAGAATCTGAGTGAACTCTATCTGAGGAAGAACAATATTACAAGCCTAAATGAGCTTTTCTACCTCAAAAACCTACCCCGTCTGAGGGTCCTGTGGCTGTCTGAAAATCCCTGTTGTGGGTCAGACCCCCACCGCTACCGAATGACGGTGCTGCGTAacctccccagcctgcagaaGCTTGATAACCAAG CTGTGACAGAGGAAGAACTGTCCCAGGCCCTGGTTGATGGTGAGGAGATCATGGCCCCGCCAGCCAGGAGGACCGTGGAGAATGGCTGCCCCAAGTCCACCGAATCCAGCGCTGCTGAATCCACAATGGAGACTGAGAGCGAACTGCTGAACTTCAGTCTGGAGGAGACAAA CAAAATTCGAGAGGAGCTTGGTATGAAGCCTGTTCCCAGGgataaattttcttccttttcacctCGAGAGACAGACTGCAATCGAAAGAAGAGA AACAATGTCCTGAATGCCATCCTGCTTCTCATGAAGGAACTGGATGTGGAGGGTCTGGAGATAATCCAGCAGACAGTGGGGAGGAGGCTCCAGGCCTTTCGGAagaaggagctgcaggaggagtgA
- the PFKL gene encoding ATP-dependent 6-phosphofructokinase, liver type isoform X2, with product MAAAELERLRMAGAGMAIAVLTSGGDAQGMNAAVRAVTRMGIYVGAKVFLIYEGYEGLVEGGDNIKQANWLSVSNIIQLGGTVIGSARCKAFTTRAGRLRAARNLVEHGITNLCVIGGDGSLTGADIFRSEWGGLLEELVWDGQISKEVAQENCRLNIVGLVGSIDNDFCGTDMTIGTDSALHRIMEVIDAITTTAQSHQRTFVLEVMGRHCGYLALVSGLASGADWLFIPESPPEDGWEDLMCERLGETRSRGSRLNIIIIAEGAIDRSGKPISSNYVKDLVVQRLGFDTRVTVLGHVQRGGTPSAFDRVLSSKMGMEAVMALLEATPDTPACVVSLSGNQSVRLPLMECVQVTKDVQKAMDEKRFEEAIQLRGRSFENNWNIYKLLAHQKPAQEKSPFSLAILNVGAPAAGMNAAVRSAVRIGICQGHTVYVVSDGFEGLSKGQIREVGWHDVAGWLGRGGSMLGTKRTLPKTCMEKIVENVRKFNIQALLVIGGFEAYEGVLQLVEARGQYEELCIIMCVIPATISNNVPGTDFSLGSDTAVNAAMESCDRIKQSASGTKRRVFIVETMGGYCGYLSTVTGIAVGADAAYVYEDPFTIHDLKANVEHLTDKMKTDIQRGLVLRNEKCHEHYTTEFLYNLYSSEGKGIFDCRINVLGHLQQGGAPTPFDRNYGTKLGVKAVLWMSEKLQEVYRKGRVFANSGDSACVIGLRKKVVAFSPVTELKKVTDFDLRAVYPPAQAPAAPGAVVAEPAADAEDARQLPDQPDRVHLGDNGACHPPHTQHREGLLVPPA from the exons ATGGCGGCGGCGGAGCTGGAGCGGCTGCGGATGGCGGGGGCCGGCATGGCCATCGCCGTCCTCACCAGCGGCGGCGACGCGCAAG ggatgaaCGCCGCTGTCCGCGCCGTCACCCGCATGGGGATATACGTGGGAGCCAAGGTCTTCCTCATCTATGAG GGCTATGAGGGGCTGGTGGAGGGGGGAGACAACATCAAGCAAGCCAACTGGCTCAGCGTCTCCAACATCATCCAGCTG GGTGGGACGGTGATTGGCAGCGCCCGCTGCAAAGCCTTCACCACCCGCGCGGGCCGGCTGCGGGCTGCCCGTAACCTGGTGGAGCACGGCATCACCAACCTCTGTGTCATCGGTGGGGATGGCAGCCTGACGGGTGCCGATATCTTCCGCTCTGAGTGGGGCGGGCTGTTGGAGGAGCTGGTCTGGGATG GGCAGATCAGCAAGGAGGTGGCACAGGAGAACTGCCGCCTAAACATCGTGGGGCTGGTGGGTTCCATCGACAATGACTTCTGTGGCACCGACATGACCATCGGCACCGACTCGGCGCTGCACCGTATAATGGAGGTGATTGATGCCATCACCACCACGGCCCAGAG CCACCAGCGGACGTTCGTGCTGGAGGTGATGGGCCGCCACTGCGG GTACCTGGCGTTGGTGTCCGGCTTGGCCTCAGGCGCTGACTGGCTGTTCATCCCCGAATCCCCTCCAGAAGATGGTTGGGAGGACCTCATGTGCGAGAGGCTCGGGGAG ACACGCAGCAGAGGATCACGGCTCAACATCATCATCATTGCCGAGGGCGCCATCGACCGCAGCGGCAAACCCATCTCCTCCAACTATGTGAAGGAC CTGGTGGTGCAACGCCTGGGCTTCGACACACGGGTCACCGTCCTCGGCCATGTGCAGCGTGGAGGGACCCCATCAGCCTTTGACCGCGTGCTG agCAGCAAGATGGGGATGGAAGCAGTGATGGCACTGCTGGAGGCCACGCCAGACACGCCTGCCTGCGTGGTGAGCCTCTCTGGGAACCAGTCAGTGCGGCTGCCGCTCATGGAGTGCGTTCAGGTG ACAAAGGATGTGCAGAAGGCTATGGATGAGAAGAGGTTTGAGGAGGCCATCCAGCTTCGCGGGAG GAGCTTTGAGAATAACTGGAACATCTATAAGCTGTTGGCACACCAGAAGCCAGCGCAGGAGAAG aGCCCCTTCAGCCTGGCCATCCTGAACGTGGGCGCCCCCGCCGCTGGCATGAACGCCGCTGTCAGGTCAGCCGTTCGGATCGGCATCTGCCAGGGACACACCGTCTATGTGGTGAGCGACGGCTTCGAGGGCTTGTCCAAGGGGCAG ATCCGCGAAGTGGGCTGGCACGACGTGGCGGGCTGGCTGGGACGCGGTGGGTCCATGCTGGGCACAAAGCG GACGCTGCCCAAGACGTGCATGGAAAAGATTGTGGAGAACGTGCGGAAATTCAACATCCAGGCACTGCTGGTCATCGGGGGGTTTGAG GCATACGAGGGGGTACTGCAGCTGGTGGAGGCCCGTGGGCAGTACGAAGAGCTCTGCATCATCATGTGCGTTATCCCTGCCACCATCAGCAACAACGTCCCCGGGACTGACTTCAGCCTGGGCTCAGACACGGCCGTCAACGCGGCTATGGAG AGTTGTGACCGCATCAAGCAGTCGGCCTCAGGCACCAAGCGCCGTGTCTTCATCGTGGAGACAATGGGGGGCTACTGTGGATACCTCTCGACCGTCACTGGCATTGCAGTGGGCGCCGATGCTGCCTACGTCTATGAAGATCCCTTCACCATCCACGACTTGAAG GCCAACGTGGAGCACTTGACTGACAAAATGAAGACAGATATCCAGAGAGGGCTGGTGCTGCG CAATGAGAAGTGCCACGAGCACTACACCACTGAATTCCTCTACAACCTCTACTCCTCTGAAGGCAAAGGCATCTTTGACTGCAGGATTAATGTCCTGGGCCACCTCCAGCAG GGTGGAGCCCCAACCCCCTTTGACCGCAACTATGGGACCAAGCTGGGAGTGAAGGCAGTGCTGTGGATGTCAGAGAAGCTGCAGGAGGTCTACCGCAAAG GGCGTGTGTTTGCCAACTCGGGCGACTCTGCCTGTGTGATTGGGCTCAGGAAGAAGGTGGTGGCCTTCAGCCCTGTGACAGAGCTCAAGAAAGTCACTGATTTCGA CTTGAGAGCCGTGTACCCGCCTGCACAGGCACCGGCTGCCCCAGGAGCAGTGGTGGCTGAACCTGCGGCTGATGCTGAAGATGCTCGCCAACTACCAGATCAGCCTGACCGAGTACATCTCGGGGACAATGGAGCATGTCACCCGCCGCACACTCAGCATCGAGAAGGGCTTCTAGTCCCACCAGCCTGA
- the PFKL gene encoding ATP-dependent 6-phosphofructokinase, liver type isoform X1 produces MAAAELERLRMAGAGMAIAVLTSGGDAQGMNAAVRAVTRMGIYVGAKVFLIYEGYEGLVEGGDNIKQANWLSVSNIIQLGGTVIGSARCKAFTTRAGRLRAARNLVEHGITNLCVIGGDGSLTGADIFRSEWGGLLEELVWDGQISKEVAQENCRLNIVGLVGSIDNDFCGTDMTIGTDSALHRIMEVIDAITTTAQSHQRTFVLEVMGRHCGYLALVSGLASGADWLFIPESPPEDGWEDLMCERLGETRSRGSRLNIIIIAEGAIDRSGKPISSNYVKDLVVQRLGFDTRVTVLGHVQRGGTPSAFDRVLSSKMGMEAVMALLEATPDTPACVVSLSGNQSVRLPLMECVQVHYGAASLPHPAKTKDVQKAMDEKRFEEAIQLRGRSFENNWNIYKLLAHQKPAQEKSPFSLAILNVGAPAAGMNAAVRSAVRIGICQGHTVYVVSDGFEGLSKGQIREVGWHDVAGWLGRGGSMLGTKRTLPKTCMEKIVENVRKFNIQALLVIGGFEAYEGVLQLVEARGQYEELCIIMCVIPATISNNVPGTDFSLGSDTAVNAAMESCDRIKQSASGTKRRVFIVETMGGYCGYLSTVTGIAVGADAAYVYEDPFTIHDLKANVEHLTDKMKTDIQRGLVLRNEKCHEHYTTEFLYNLYSSEGKGIFDCRINVLGHLQQGGAPTPFDRNYGTKLGVKAVLWMSEKLQEVYRKGRVFANSGDSACVIGLRKKVVAFSPVTELKKVTDFDLRAVYPPAQAPAAPGAVVAEPAADAEDARQLPDQPDRVHLGDNGACHPPHTQHREGLLVPPA; encoded by the exons ATGGCGGCGGCGGAGCTGGAGCGGCTGCGGATGGCGGGGGCCGGCATGGCCATCGCCGTCCTCACCAGCGGCGGCGACGCGCAAG ggatgaaCGCCGCTGTCCGCGCCGTCACCCGCATGGGGATATACGTGGGAGCCAAGGTCTTCCTCATCTATGAG GGCTATGAGGGGCTGGTGGAGGGGGGAGACAACATCAAGCAAGCCAACTGGCTCAGCGTCTCCAACATCATCCAGCTG GGTGGGACGGTGATTGGCAGCGCCCGCTGCAAAGCCTTCACCACCCGCGCGGGCCGGCTGCGGGCTGCCCGTAACCTGGTGGAGCACGGCATCACCAACCTCTGTGTCATCGGTGGGGATGGCAGCCTGACGGGTGCCGATATCTTCCGCTCTGAGTGGGGCGGGCTGTTGGAGGAGCTGGTCTGGGATG GGCAGATCAGCAAGGAGGTGGCACAGGAGAACTGCCGCCTAAACATCGTGGGGCTGGTGGGTTCCATCGACAATGACTTCTGTGGCACCGACATGACCATCGGCACCGACTCGGCGCTGCACCGTATAATGGAGGTGATTGATGCCATCACCACCACGGCCCAGAG CCACCAGCGGACGTTCGTGCTGGAGGTGATGGGCCGCCACTGCGG GTACCTGGCGTTGGTGTCCGGCTTGGCCTCAGGCGCTGACTGGCTGTTCATCCCCGAATCCCCTCCAGAAGATGGTTGGGAGGACCTCATGTGCGAGAGGCTCGGGGAG ACACGCAGCAGAGGATCACGGCTCAACATCATCATCATTGCCGAGGGCGCCATCGACCGCAGCGGCAAACCCATCTCCTCCAACTATGTGAAGGAC CTGGTGGTGCAACGCCTGGGCTTCGACACACGGGTCACCGTCCTCGGCCATGTGCAGCGTGGAGGGACCCCATCAGCCTTTGACCGCGTGCTG agCAGCAAGATGGGGATGGAAGCAGTGATGGCACTGCTGGAGGCCACGCCAGACACGCCTGCCTGCGTGGTGAGCCTCTCTGGGAACCAGTCAGTGCGGCTGCCGCTCATGGAGTGCGTTCAGGTG CATTATGGTGCTGCATCTTTGCCCCACCCCGCAAAGACAAAGGATGTGCAGAAGGCTATGGATGAGAAGAGGTTTGAGGAGGCCATCCAGCTTCGCGGGAG GAGCTTTGAGAATAACTGGAACATCTATAAGCTGTTGGCACACCAGAAGCCAGCGCAGGAGAAG aGCCCCTTCAGCCTGGCCATCCTGAACGTGGGCGCCCCCGCCGCTGGCATGAACGCCGCTGTCAGGTCAGCCGTTCGGATCGGCATCTGCCAGGGACACACCGTCTATGTGGTGAGCGACGGCTTCGAGGGCTTGTCCAAGGGGCAG ATCCGCGAAGTGGGCTGGCACGACGTGGCGGGCTGGCTGGGACGCGGTGGGTCCATGCTGGGCACAAAGCG GACGCTGCCCAAGACGTGCATGGAAAAGATTGTGGAGAACGTGCGGAAATTCAACATCCAGGCACTGCTGGTCATCGGGGGGTTTGAG GCATACGAGGGGGTACTGCAGCTGGTGGAGGCCCGTGGGCAGTACGAAGAGCTCTGCATCATCATGTGCGTTATCCCTGCCACCATCAGCAACAACGTCCCCGGGACTGACTTCAGCCTGGGCTCAGACACGGCCGTCAACGCGGCTATGGAG AGTTGTGACCGCATCAAGCAGTCGGCCTCAGGCACCAAGCGCCGTGTCTTCATCGTGGAGACAATGGGGGGCTACTGTGGATACCTCTCGACCGTCACTGGCATTGCAGTGGGCGCCGATGCTGCCTACGTCTATGAAGATCCCTTCACCATCCACGACTTGAAG GCCAACGTGGAGCACTTGACTGACAAAATGAAGACAGATATCCAGAGAGGGCTGGTGCTGCG CAATGAGAAGTGCCACGAGCACTACACCACTGAATTCCTCTACAACCTCTACTCCTCTGAAGGCAAAGGCATCTTTGACTGCAGGATTAATGTCCTGGGCCACCTCCAGCAG GGTGGAGCCCCAACCCCCTTTGACCGCAACTATGGGACCAAGCTGGGAGTGAAGGCAGTGCTGTGGATGTCAGAGAAGCTGCAGGAGGTCTACCGCAAAG GGCGTGTGTTTGCCAACTCGGGCGACTCTGCCTGTGTGATTGGGCTCAGGAAGAAGGTGGTGGCCTTCAGCCCTGTGACAGAGCTCAAGAAAGTCACTGATTTCGA CTTGAGAGCCGTGTACCCGCCTGCACAGGCACCGGCTGCCCCAGGAGCAGTGGTGGCTGAACCTGCGGCTGATGCTGAAGATGCTCGCCAACTACCAGATCAGCCTGACCGAGTACATCTCGGGGACAATGGAGCATGTCACCCGCCGCACACTCAGCATCGAGAAGGGCTTCTAGTCCCACCAGCCTGA
- the PFKL gene encoding ATP-dependent 6-phosphofructokinase, liver type isoform X4, which yields MAAAELERLRMAGAGMAIAVLTSGGDAQGMNAAVRAVTRMGIYVGAKVFLIYEGYEGLVEGGDNIKQANWLSVSNIIQLGGTVIGSARCKAFTTRAGRLRAARNLVEHGITNLCVIGGDGSLTGADIFRSEWGGLLEELVWDGQISKEVAQENCRLNIVGLVGSIDNDFCGTDMTIGTDSALHRIMEVIDAITTTAQSHQRTFVLEVMGRHCGYLALVSGLASGADWLFIPESPPEDGWEDLMCERLGETRSRGSRLNIIIIAEGAIDRSGKPISSNYVKDLVVQRLGFDTRVTVLGHVQRGGTPSAFDRVLSSKMGMEAVMALLEATPDTPACVVSLSGNQSVRLPLMECVQVTKDVQKAMDEKRFEEAIQLRGRSFENNWNIYKLLAHQKPAQEKSPFSLAILNVGAPAAGMNAAVRSAVRIGICQGHTVYVVSDGFEGLSKGQIREVGWHDVAGWLGRGGSMLGTKRTLPKTCMEKIVENVRKFNIQALLVIGGFEAYEGVLQLVEARGQYEELCIIMCVIPATISNNVPGTDFSLGSDTAVNAAMESCDRIKQSASGTKRRVFIVETMGGYCGYLSTVTGIAVGADAAYVYEDPFTIHDLKANVEHLTDKMKTDIQRGLVLRNEKCHEHYTTEFLYNLYSSEGKGIFDCRINVLGHLQQGGAPTPFDRNYGTKLGVKAVLWMSEKLQEVYRKGRVFANSGDSACVIGLRKKVVAFSPVTELKKVTDFEHRLPQEQWWLNLRLMLKMLANYQISLTEYISGTMEHVTRRTLSIEKGF from the exons ATGGCGGCGGCGGAGCTGGAGCGGCTGCGGATGGCGGGGGCCGGCATGGCCATCGCCGTCCTCACCAGCGGCGGCGACGCGCAAG ggatgaaCGCCGCTGTCCGCGCCGTCACCCGCATGGGGATATACGTGGGAGCCAAGGTCTTCCTCATCTATGAG GGCTATGAGGGGCTGGTGGAGGGGGGAGACAACATCAAGCAAGCCAACTGGCTCAGCGTCTCCAACATCATCCAGCTG GGTGGGACGGTGATTGGCAGCGCCCGCTGCAAAGCCTTCACCACCCGCGCGGGCCGGCTGCGGGCTGCCCGTAACCTGGTGGAGCACGGCATCACCAACCTCTGTGTCATCGGTGGGGATGGCAGCCTGACGGGTGCCGATATCTTCCGCTCTGAGTGGGGCGGGCTGTTGGAGGAGCTGGTCTGGGATG GGCAGATCAGCAAGGAGGTGGCACAGGAGAACTGCCGCCTAAACATCGTGGGGCTGGTGGGTTCCATCGACAATGACTTCTGTGGCACCGACATGACCATCGGCACCGACTCGGCGCTGCACCGTATAATGGAGGTGATTGATGCCATCACCACCACGGCCCAGAG CCACCAGCGGACGTTCGTGCTGGAGGTGATGGGCCGCCACTGCGG GTACCTGGCGTTGGTGTCCGGCTTGGCCTCAGGCGCTGACTGGCTGTTCATCCCCGAATCCCCTCCAGAAGATGGTTGGGAGGACCTCATGTGCGAGAGGCTCGGGGAG ACACGCAGCAGAGGATCACGGCTCAACATCATCATCATTGCCGAGGGCGCCATCGACCGCAGCGGCAAACCCATCTCCTCCAACTATGTGAAGGAC CTGGTGGTGCAACGCCTGGGCTTCGACACACGGGTCACCGTCCTCGGCCATGTGCAGCGTGGAGGGACCCCATCAGCCTTTGACCGCGTGCTG agCAGCAAGATGGGGATGGAAGCAGTGATGGCACTGCTGGAGGCCACGCCAGACACGCCTGCCTGCGTGGTGAGCCTCTCTGGGAACCAGTCAGTGCGGCTGCCGCTCATGGAGTGCGTTCAGGTG ACAAAGGATGTGCAGAAGGCTATGGATGAGAAGAGGTTTGAGGAGGCCATCCAGCTTCGCGGGAG GAGCTTTGAGAATAACTGGAACATCTATAAGCTGTTGGCACACCAGAAGCCAGCGCAGGAGAAG aGCCCCTTCAGCCTGGCCATCCTGAACGTGGGCGCCCCCGCCGCTGGCATGAACGCCGCTGTCAGGTCAGCCGTTCGGATCGGCATCTGCCAGGGACACACCGTCTATGTGGTGAGCGACGGCTTCGAGGGCTTGTCCAAGGGGCAG ATCCGCGAAGTGGGCTGGCACGACGTGGCGGGCTGGCTGGGACGCGGTGGGTCCATGCTGGGCACAAAGCG GACGCTGCCCAAGACGTGCATGGAAAAGATTGTGGAGAACGTGCGGAAATTCAACATCCAGGCACTGCTGGTCATCGGGGGGTTTGAG GCATACGAGGGGGTACTGCAGCTGGTGGAGGCCCGTGGGCAGTACGAAGAGCTCTGCATCATCATGTGCGTTATCCCTGCCACCATCAGCAACAACGTCCCCGGGACTGACTTCAGCCTGGGCTCAGACACGGCCGTCAACGCGGCTATGGAG AGTTGTGACCGCATCAAGCAGTCGGCCTCAGGCACCAAGCGCCGTGTCTTCATCGTGGAGACAATGGGGGGCTACTGTGGATACCTCTCGACCGTCACTGGCATTGCAGTGGGCGCCGATGCTGCCTACGTCTATGAAGATCCCTTCACCATCCACGACTTGAAG GCCAACGTGGAGCACTTGACTGACAAAATGAAGACAGATATCCAGAGAGGGCTGGTGCTGCG CAATGAGAAGTGCCACGAGCACTACACCACTGAATTCCTCTACAACCTCTACTCCTCTGAAGGCAAAGGCATCTTTGACTGCAGGATTAATGTCCTGGGCCACCTCCAGCAG GGTGGAGCCCCAACCCCCTTTGACCGCAACTATGGGACCAAGCTGGGAGTGAAGGCAGTGCTGTGGATGTCAGAGAAGCTGCAGGAGGTCTACCGCAAAG GGCGTGTGTTTGCCAACTCGGGCGACTCTGCCTGTGTGATTGGGCTCAGGAAGAAGGTGGTGGCCTTCAGCCCTGTGACAGAGCTCAAGAAAGTCACTGATTTCGA GCACCGGCTGCCCCAGGAGCAGTGGTGGCTGAACCTGCGGCTGATGCTGAAGATGCTCGCCAACTACCAGATCAGCCTGACCGAGTACATCTCGGGGACAATGGAGCATGTCACCCGCCGCACACTCAGCATCGAGAAGGGCTTCTAG
- the PFKL gene encoding ATP-dependent 6-phosphofructokinase, liver type isoform X3, translating to MAAAELERLRMAGAGMAIAVLTSGGDAQGMNAAVRAVTRMGIYVGAKVFLIYEGYEGLVEGGDNIKQANWLSVSNIIQLGGTVIGSARCKAFTTRAGRLRAARNLVEHGITNLCVIGGDGSLTGADIFRSEWGGLLEELVWDGQISKEVAQENCRLNIVGLVGSIDNDFCGTDMTIGTDSALHRIMEVIDAITTTAQSHQRTFVLEVMGRHCGYLALVSGLASGADWLFIPESPPEDGWEDLMCERLGETRSRGSRLNIIIIAEGAIDRSGKPISSNYVKDLVVQRLGFDTRVTVLGHVQRGGTPSAFDRVLSSKMGMEAVMALLEATPDTPACVVSLSGNQSVRLPLMECVQVHYGAASLPHPAKTKDVQKAMDEKRFEEAIQLRGRSFENNWNIYKLLAHQKPAQEKSPFSLAILNVGAPAAGMNAAVRSAVRIGICQGHTVYVVSDGFEGLSKGQIREVGWHDVAGWLGRGGSMLGTKRTLPKTCMEKIVENVRKFNIQALLVIGGFEAYEGVLQLVEARGQYEELCIIMCVIPATISNNVPGTDFSLGSDTAVNAAMESCDRIKQSASGTKRRVFIVETMGGYCGYLSTVTGIAVGADAAYVYEDPFTIHDLKANVEHLTDKMKTDIQRGLVLRNEKCHEHYTTEFLYNLYSSEGKGIFDCRINVLGHLQQGGAPTPFDRNYGTKLGVKAVLWMSEKLQEVYRKGRVFANSGDSACVIGLRKKVVAFSPVTELKKVTDFEHRLPQEQWWLNLRLMLKMLANYQISLTEYISGTMEHVTRRTLSIEKGF from the exons ATGGCGGCGGCGGAGCTGGAGCGGCTGCGGATGGCGGGGGCCGGCATGGCCATCGCCGTCCTCACCAGCGGCGGCGACGCGCAAG ggatgaaCGCCGCTGTCCGCGCCGTCACCCGCATGGGGATATACGTGGGAGCCAAGGTCTTCCTCATCTATGAG GGCTATGAGGGGCTGGTGGAGGGGGGAGACAACATCAAGCAAGCCAACTGGCTCAGCGTCTCCAACATCATCCAGCTG GGTGGGACGGTGATTGGCAGCGCCCGCTGCAAAGCCTTCACCACCCGCGCGGGCCGGCTGCGGGCTGCCCGTAACCTGGTGGAGCACGGCATCACCAACCTCTGTGTCATCGGTGGGGATGGCAGCCTGACGGGTGCCGATATCTTCCGCTCTGAGTGGGGCGGGCTGTTGGAGGAGCTGGTCTGGGATG GGCAGATCAGCAAGGAGGTGGCACAGGAGAACTGCCGCCTAAACATCGTGGGGCTGGTGGGTTCCATCGACAATGACTTCTGTGGCACCGACATGACCATCGGCACCGACTCGGCGCTGCACCGTATAATGGAGGTGATTGATGCCATCACCACCACGGCCCAGAG CCACCAGCGGACGTTCGTGCTGGAGGTGATGGGCCGCCACTGCGG GTACCTGGCGTTGGTGTCCGGCTTGGCCTCAGGCGCTGACTGGCTGTTCATCCCCGAATCCCCTCCAGAAGATGGTTGGGAGGACCTCATGTGCGAGAGGCTCGGGGAG ACACGCAGCAGAGGATCACGGCTCAACATCATCATCATTGCCGAGGGCGCCATCGACCGCAGCGGCAAACCCATCTCCTCCAACTATGTGAAGGAC CTGGTGGTGCAACGCCTGGGCTTCGACACACGGGTCACCGTCCTCGGCCATGTGCAGCGTGGAGGGACCCCATCAGCCTTTGACCGCGTGCTG agCAGCAAGATGGGGATGGAAGCAGTGATGGCACTGCTGGAGGCCACGCCAGACACGCCTGCCTGCGTGGTGAGCCTCTCTGGGAACCAGTCAGTGCGGCTGCCGCTCATGGAGTGCGTTCAGGTG CATTATGGTGCTGCATCTTTGCCCCACCCCGCAAAGACAAAGGATGTGCAGAAGGCTATGGATGAGAAGAGGTTTGAGGAGGCCATCCAGCTTCGCGGGAG GAGCTTTGAGAATAACTGGAACATCTATAAGCTGTTGGCACACCAGAAGCCAGCGCAGGAGAAG aGCCCCTTCAGCCTGGCCATCCTGAACGTGGGCGCCCCCGCCGCTGGCATGAACGCCGCTGTCAGGTCAGCCGTTCGGATCGGCATCTGCCAGGGACACACCGTCTATGTGGTGAGCGACGGCTTCGAGGGCTTGTCCAAGGGGCAG ATCCGCGAAGTGGGCTGGCACGACGTGGCGGGCTGGCTGGGACGCGGTGGGTCCATGCTGGGCACAAAGCG GACGCTGCCCAAGACGTGCATGGAAAAGATTGTGGAGAACGTGCGGAAATTCAACATCCAGGCACTGCTGGTCATCGGGGGGTTTGAG GCATACGAGGGGGTACTGCAGCTGGTGGAGGCCCGTGGGCAGTACGAAGAGCTCTGCATCATCATGTGCGTTATCCCTGCCACCATCAGCAACAACGTCCCCGGGACTGACTTCAGCCTGGGCTCAGACACGGCCGTCAACGCGGCTATGGAG AGTTGTGACCGCATCAAGCAGTCGGCCTCAGGCACCAAGCGCCGTGTCTTCATCGTGGAGACAATGGGGGGCTACTGTGGATACCTCTCGACCGTCACTGGCATTGCAGTGGGCGCCGATGCTGCCTACGTCTATGAAGATCCCTTCACCATCCACGACTTGAAG GCCAACGTGGAGCACTTGACTGACAAAATGAAGACAGATATCCAGAGAGGGCTGGTGCTGCG CAATGAGAAGTGCCACGAGCACTACACCACTGAATTCCTCTACAACCTCTACTCCTCTGAAGGCAAAGGCATCTTTGACTGCAGGATTAATGTCCTGGGCCACCTCCAGCAG GGTGGAGCCCCAACCCCCTTTGACCGCAACTATGGGACCAAGCTGGGAGTGAAGGCAGTGCTGTGGATGTCAGAGAAGCTGCAGGAGGTCTACCGCAAAG GGCGTGTGTTTGCCAACTCGGGCGACTCTGCCTGTGTGATTGGGCTCAGGAAGAAGGTGGTGGCCTTCAGCCCTGTGACAGAGCTCAAGAAAGTCACTGATTTCGA GCACCGGCTGCCCCAGGAGCAGTGGTGGCTGAACCTGCGGCTGATGCTGAAGATGCTCGCCAACTACCAGATCAGCCTGACCGAGTACATCTCGGGGACAATGGAGCATGTCACCCGCCGCACACTCAGCATCGAGAAGGGCTTCTAG